A segment of the Phalacrocorax aristotelis chromosome 5, bGulAri2.1, whole genome shotgun sequence genome:
CTGTCCCCCACAATGCGGGCAAAGTCGGGGGACTCCTGAGGGTTGGGGCCAAAAAACTCAGTGATGGTCTtatgcagagcaggcaggagcttcTCCTGCATCTCTGCGCTGCACAGCACGTAGTCGGGCGCGATGCAGGTCTGCCCCGCGTTGAAGAAGCGGCCCCAGGCCACCCGCCGGGCCACGTTCTGCACATCGCAGGTGTCGGACACGTAGCAGGGGTTCTTGCCCCCCAGCTCCAGCGTCACAGGCGTCAGGTGcttggcagcagctgccattaCCATCCTCCCCACGGAGGGGCTGCCTGTGGGCAAGGAAGAGATGCATTACAGTGAGGATCCCACAGTGCTACAGCCCAGCCCATGGCTGTAGCCTTATGAGAAGCCAGGGCCAAGGAAGACATGTCAAGTCCCACTCCTGTCCCGCACCCACCTTGGTGTGCAGCACATGGCCGAGCCCTCCTCTCCAGCACCCTCTGCAGCTCAACCATGGCATCCCCCAGCTCAGCCATTACAAAACCCAGTTATGGCTATTAGATTCTCAGACATGTTGGTGGCAGATCCTCCACCAGATCCCCAACACAAGCCCTGCCTTCtcagagggcagggcaggggcctCGTGCTTGCAGGCAGGCTGCCCACCGCCTCGCACTGACGGGCAGGGTAAGCCACGGCGGGGTGTCCAGAGGGAGCCCCTCTTCCTCGTCGCACAGAGACCCGGCAGGGCTCTGTTCTGCCCCGCAGGACGTACCGGTGTAGAAGATGTAGTCGAACTTGTTCTCCAGCAGCCTGGTGGTCTCCTGCACGCCGGCGGTCACCACGGCAAAGCAGTCCTGCAACGTACGAGGAAGGGTCCACCTCTGCCACCATCTGCCCAGGCCACCCTCTCCCCGTCCccaccagcagcatcccaggCTGCTGGGCATGTGGACGTGAGCTGAGTGTGGAGGAAGGAGGTATGGCAGAACCCGAAACCAGGGGTGGGGTGGTGCTGGTGTGTGCAAGGCAGGCACAACACTGGGAGGGCACGGCTCGGTGTGTGCAGGGGGTGGCAACACCCCAGCTACAAGACCAGGACAGGGGGAGCTTCTTACCTTGTCCAGGTAGTTGGGCAGCACTTCAGCCACGAGTCTCTCGGTGTTTGTGGTTTTCTCCGAGGGTTTGGTGACGACACAGTTACCTGTGGGGAGATAAGCAAGACGTCAGAGCAGCGACATGGTGACAGCCAGCCCTCCTGGCACCCCAGCCTGGGGACGAGGTGCCCTCGCTGCTGCCCGGCACTGCCTGGATCCTCCGGGCCAGGGGACAGGCTTGGCTCACCAGCAGCGATGGCCCCGATGAGGGGCACCAGGACGAGGTGGATGGGGTAGTTCCAGGGCGCGATGATGAGCACCACCCCGTACGGGTCCTTGCGGATGAAGGCCGAGTCCAGCCGGGTCACCTGCAGGACACGCACCACGTCAGGAGTGCTTCGTTGCACGACCCTCTCCACGCCCACATCCCACCCGTCCCTACCTGGcgtgtgggtccttcccaccaTCCTCTCCCTCATCCTTCCCCTTACCAGATTCCTGTCCACCTGCTCGTCCTTCATCCACTGGGACAGGTTGTTCAGCGTCTCATGGAGCTCGTTCTTGCAGAGGAGGATCTCGGAGAATTCGGCTTCGAACTGCGGCTGGGGACACAGAGCACCCGACGTGTCAGCTGTGCGTGTGCTGCGGCGCAGCGGCAGCTCGCATCCCTGCTGCCGTGGGTCAGCCCCGGGCGGCAGCTAGACACCCCGCGGCccctcgctcgctccccccccaccctgtgggacgggggagagaggcggaaaagcaaaagcaaaaaaacttgtgggttgagataagaacagtgtaataattggaataaaataataatgataataatattgattatgataataataacaataatgataatataataaaaaggaaaagggaaaaaacagaaacacgaacgatacagctgctcaccacatgaccgacgctgcccatccccgagcgcgatggctgcctccctcccccagccagctcctcccaggtaacatactgggtgtaacatcacatggtatggaatatccctttggccagtttggatccgctctctcagctgtgccccctcccctcccggcttcttgtgcccccggcagagcctggggagctggaaaagtccttgactagtacgagccctgcccagcaacagccaaaacatcggGGTGTTATCGGcgttgttttcatactaagcccaaagcacagTGCTGcgccagctgcagggaagagcattaactccatcccagctcaCACCATGACCCCTACCCTCCGTATTTTTTTCACCCAGGATTTGGGGACCCAAGCCCTGCACGTCTCGTGGCGGATGCGCGCTTTGCTGTCCCCCGCGAAGCTGCACAGCCCGCCACGGGGACGGGGTGAGCCCCACCACGTCTGCGCCGTTAAGGTTTGGGGAGCTCCGAAACCCCGTTGCGATATCACCAGGTCGGTCCTGTCGGCAGGAACCTGCCTGCGGCCGGGCCTTCCCTGCTGGGAGCTCAGCTGAGGTTCCCAAAAATGAAGTatctggggaggagaggggtctGTGAAGGCAGTGGTGGTGttctgggggaagaaagggcTGATGTGGCTATTCAGGCCTGTTTGGCCGGGAGACAAGAGCTTCCCGAGTCACAACCCCTTTTTCTATCACATTTTCACACCAGCACAAATGAAATGAGTGAGTTGACAGGCTCCAGCAGGATGGGCTACTGTTTCAGGACCTGCCAGAGGGTAACTGAGGTAAGAGGCTGCAGGGATTTAGCCCAATAAATAAAAGCTCAGAAGAGATCTGGGTGcaaaccccaccaccaccccgcTACACCTGGCTTTGACTTTCCCACCGAGGACATGTCACCGGCATGAAAATAGCTCTGGTGCTGAGTCCGGCCCCGCCAGCAGCTCCTCACCTTCCATCGATGGGCGACCCCTCAATGTTTGGCCTACAGGTGGGTTTCTTCTCACCCAGGAGGATGGTGGAACGTGAGgtgggggggactgggggggacGTGGCAGGTTCAAAGGATAAAACCAGCCAGTTCTGGGGAATATCCTCCACCTGGGTGTCAAGATTTGGGATGAAATGTAGGAGAAAAGGGAATACCCAGATTTTGGAGCCTGTTTGTGCAGTTTTTTGGCAGAGTGAGATGAGAAAGAAGGGAGGAGATCCACCACTGAGCctaggaaggagggagagggggcagCAAAGGCTTCCAGAGGTTGTCCTCAGCAGGGCGGGAGGAGGGACGGCCATGCGGAGGGGGAGCCCGCAGGGCGGAGGGGTTTGGGAGCAGTGCAGGCGTGTGGCTCCGCTCGACATCGGGAGGAGAAGCAAGGTCAAGGAAGAAGCTGGGCTGCCCCTCCAGGGCAAAGGCAAGCAGATAGCAGGAGCAGACCAAGCCGTTGCATGTCTCCTCCAAAGAAAATGGAACCTCAGGGAAATGAGGAAGCACGACTACACTAACAGCCATCAGCCTGCTGCGGTGGGCATTTGGGCGAGCAGGGTGTCTTGGGTGGGCTGGAGCGGCTGGGCTTGTGCCAGGGGACGCAGCCcaagcaggagcagagccccCCACGGGGCTTTCCGAGGTGAGGCCAGGAAAGACCGAGCCTGGTCCCTCACTTTAGggtagaagaaagaagaagCAGAGACCCAGCGACCAGGGAGGGTATTGCAGGAGGTGTCCATGTCCCTGAGAAGAGACTGCAGGAGCCGCAAGCGGCCCTGACAGCACAAATCGCTCTCTTGGTAAGGGAGCAGCAGATGTTTGGGTCTCTCACAGCTCACGGGAGTTGTGGCCCCAGGGGTATCTCACATCACCGGGTGGCCGGTGCTGCCCGCAGTGTCGTGGCAGCAAGCGTGGAGCGCACACACGGCTCTCGCTCTGGACGGGAGGCAGCACCGCCGGCttccaaaaatatttggaagtatCATGTGTATTTGCCCTGTTTCTGAGCATCCTTCAGCGAGCCTGGGCTGGACAGACCTTTGGTCTCCCTCGATGCACCATCCTTGTGTCCATGTATAAGCCGTGGATGTTTACTAAGCTGTAGCTGTCGCCGGTGGCTTGGGGACAACCTGCAGCAAGGTGCTGCTCACTTGGGCTTGGGGTGGGCAGATGCAGAGAAAACCatgtgattaaaaaagaaaaattcatgaCTCGACTACTGTGAAACACCTAATAATTGGGCTAACCAAGGTGTTAAACCCCGAATTTTAACCCCCAATGGCATTGAGCTGCCTTGGGCTCATCGCTAGAGTTTTCCCGTCTCAGATTTACCCCTTGGGTGAGAGCGGTGGTTGTTCCACCACCATTTCTCTTCACTCACGCGGAAGGTTGAGCGGGCAAGCCCTTCCCACGAGCACCGACCGCCAGCCGCCCTGGCCACCAGCTGCTGGGCACCACATGAGCCACAAGCAGACCTGACCGGAGACGCTCACCACCGGGCAGGGCGGGGAAGACGGTCCCGTTTCCCTCCTCCGCCAAGGGAGCGTCTGCCTGGGACTGAGCCAGCGCCGGCAGCACCGCGCGTGGGCAGCACCTCCCAAGCCCCACATCGGAGGGTTCCTAAGGCAGGTGGGTGTCCGGCCCCCGCCCAGGACAGGAAAGGAGAAGCACAAAGGGTACAGAAGCAAGTGGGAAGCGGGGTGAGATGCAGCACACCTTTCCTTAATGGGATCAAGGGTTACACTGGCTCTCCTTTCAGCAGAAGAGCTGGctgcttaaaaatagaaaaaaatgatgcTGATCTCATTGATCCGGGCTGCGGTAAGGATGGGGAAGGTGTCCAAAGGGAAGTTGTGAACTCGAATGGAGAACAAGAGATGATGAGCCCTGCGTGGTGCGTGAGGCTCTGGCTGTGGGTGAATGAGCTGTACCAAAGGGGGAACTCTGGGGCTCGGGTGGGGCTGGAGCTTTTTCAGGACTTACGGAGACTCGGGGGATGGGTCTGCTCGGCCTCTGCCCTTGGGCACCCTGCCATGGGTGTGGGGGAGGGGGCAAAGAGGCAGGGGACGATGcaaaggcaggggggtccagGCTCTGGGCACTGCAGCCTGGGTGAGCACTGAGACAGGGAGGGAATAACGTTTGGTGGAAAGCCTGCAGAGGGGGCGACAGGAATCGAGGGCTGGACCTGCCCAGAGAAGCAGTAAACTGAGGTTGACGGGTTTGGGAATGGCTAATTATGTCCAGAcgctccccacagcccctcttTTTCCACCCCAGGGTCAGGGATGAGCTCTCAGGAGGTGGCTGGGACGTGCTCCAGCTCAGTCTCCCCTTTGCTGCCTCCACCCACATCCACTGGCGCCAagcccagcacatcccagcacAGAGTGGGAGCACCGAACAGGTGGGGAAGCTCCGCTGGGGCAGCACATCAACCCTCTGTGCgatggcaggggctggcagggccatGGGCAGCCCCTAGGCTCCCCCTGGATCCCCCAATTCCCAGTCCCCTCTCACCTTGCCCATGTCCAAGGCAGTGGCCTCCAGGATGTCCTGCTTCTTCTCATCCAAGAAGCGTCCCAGGGCCTCCAGCTGGGCCACGCGGTACTCCATGGGCCGCGTCTTCCCCGAGAGCCAGGCTGCCCGCAGGTGGCTCACCAGCCCCGCGTAGGGGTTCCTGCTGCGGAGATGGGGATGTCAGAGGGaccccagccctgtcccagccCCTCACACTCCAGATGATGGGGGAGAGGAGCTCCACGTCACCTCAGCATCAAtctggggagaaggcagagcATCCAGACCCCTCCTGTCTCCTCTTTGTCCCAGCCACACGCTCTCACCTCATGGCATTGCTGTCCGCGCTCCCCTTCCCGCCACCACCATCATCCTCGGCAGCTttcccagccccgctgcctgggggctgctgcccgGGGGGCTCGAGGGGCTGCTGCATGCCGGGCTGTGGGAAGACGCTGCCGGTCTCCACAGTCACGAGGGAGTGGCACGGGGCGGGTTTTGCCAGGGCTGCCTGCGGGCtgggcaggctgctggcagcctggcGCCGGTTGGGCTGCAAACCGCAGCTTCCCCGTCCCAGCTAACGGGGCCCTTACCCGGAGGAGGTGGCTTCAGGGAACCCAGCCAGCACCCCGGCACCTCAACTGGGAccctgctgagctctggggctggcagggtgcaggcaggcactCTGGTGTCTGCTACAGCCCACTCTctggaggagggaggctgcCAGCTTCCTGCTCTGCCCCTTGGCTGCCTGCCCCACCGTGTGTCACCGCTGGCTCGGCTCCAGCCCAAACCACTTGGGATGCAAAACATGCCCCGTGTCCAGCCCAGGGCACCCCGTGGCCACCAGGCACGGGGTGATGGAGGTGGACACAACCCCAGCGGGGTGCGATGGCGTGGCTGAGGGTGTCAGTGTGATGGACGGGGATGTTGGGGGTCTGGGCACCCACCCCCCGGGAGCTCAGCGGCTGGAttcctgccctgcaccccccaAGCCAGGTGACGGAGGCATGAAGCAAGGCCAGGCAGGAGAGCTCAATGCAAAATCTTTACTACAGGCAGGGTTACACGGAGGAAAAAGCAACAGCCGGCACTGAGAGGAAGGAGAGCGAGGTTCATCCAGAAGAAAGGTCCGTCTAACGGGAGACGGGGCTAactgctgctcctcagcctcGCAGGGGCCGTTCCTCTGCTGGGGAGAGAAGCACGGGGTGAGAAGAAAGAACTTTCTGCCATTTCACATGTGTCCTGGCAAACGGTccggagcagaggcagctggggaggagcgAGGGTGCAGGAGATGTTCACCTCTGCCGTCCGGCAGGCATTGGGCAAAGGACGTGGCGAGGGAACAGGGGACTGGTGCTGTGCGGGTGGAGGAGGGCGGTTCTGCTCCCCGGGGGGAGCCAGCCAGAAGTGTCCCCCCCCTCCCAGTCCATGAGCGGTGTGGGGCAGCTCTCAGAGCAGGGTGCACATGCCCTTGCGCTTGATCTCGAAGGTGGTTGTCAACAGCCCCAGCTTCTGCTGGCTGTAGGGCGGGTAGCGCAGGGTGTTGAGGGCCTCCAGGCCCATGTTGCGATGCAGGCAGCCGCGGTGGTGGGTGAAGGTGTCAAAAGAGAACTTGCCATGGTATTTCCCCAAGCCGCTGTTTCCTGTAACACACAGCACAGGTGCAGACTTGCTCCGGGActctgcctctgcccactcCGAGCATGGTCAACACAAGGAAAATTTTACAGGCTTTTCTCATGCAAATGCTCCCGCTGCTGAGCAATGCAGTCCCGGTGGAGGAGATCTCACCCTTCCTTGCACCTTTTCCAGCTACTCAGCCCAGCAAATCCTCCTGTGGCTCCCCACTGTTTGGAGGTCCAAGTCCATCATTTTTACTGGCCTACCCTTATCTGCAGAAGCTTTGCTGCGTGCTTCAATTTCCCTCTACAATCTCTACGACGTTTTCCCACACCTACCCATGGTTAGGAGCTACCAGCGTGGCCCCTACAGAGGTCAGCTTCTCCCTGAAGCTCTTAAAAATAGAAGCCACACCTAGCAGCACCGGTTCCCCTGATTCCTGTGGCTGGTTTAAGCTTGAGGTTGCACGTCGCGGTTAATAGCCCAATGACTTCACATCCGAGCTACCGTGGAAGCTTTGGCGAATGCCATCTTACCCCGATGACTTCACCTGACCAGGCTGCTATAAAATGGCTTCACCTCGTAATTTGAGGCAGTTTGTCTGAATCATTTCCATAAAGATAAGTTACGGTGTGGGAACCACCAAAAATTGTTCCCTGAGCCACAGTCAGCCGAGGAATTAATTGTGCTTTGCTGTCACAGTGTCCCATCATGTCTGAATCAGCTGCTGGCCCCGACAGAGATGCTGAGCATGGGCAGCAGATATTTTCCCCAGAGAATATTCTGGGGAAGAGACCAGGAGACTGGCAAGGTATTCTGGGGAAACATCATCAGAGGCTTCCTGTATGCCT
Coding sequences within it:
- the LOC142058046 gene encoding aldehyde dehydrogenase family 3 member B1-like isoform X1, translating into MQQPLEPPGQQPPGSGAGKAAEDDGGGGKGSADSNAMSRNPYAGLVSHLRAAWLSGKTRPMEYRVAQLEALGRFLDEKKQDILEATALDMGKPQFEAEFSEILLCKNELHETLNNLSQWMKDEQVDRNLVTRLDSAFIRKDPYGVVLIIAPWNYPIHLVLVPLIGAIAAGNCVVTKPSEKTTNTERLVAEVLPNYLDKDCFAVVTAGVQETTRLLENKFDYIFYTGSPSVGRMVMAAAAKHLTPVTLELGGKNPCYVSDTCDVQNVARRVAWGRFFNAGQTCIAPDYVLCSAEMQEKLLPALHKTITEFFGPNPQESPDFARIVGDRHFQRVQALLRSGRVAIGGETDAEARYIAPTVLVDLQPSDPIMQEEIFGPILPIVIVANVDEAIDFINSRERPLVVYAFSSDDKVVNQVLERTSSGGFCGNDTLMHVTLTSLPFGGIGSSGLGMYHGKFTFDAFTHHRGCLHRGMGREALNALRYPPYSQQKLGIVRAASEVKRKGSCTLL
- the LOC142058046 gene encoding aldehyde dehydrogenase family 3 member B1-like isoform X2, coding for MQQPLEPPGQQPPGSGAGKAAEDDGGGGKGSADSNAMRNPYAGLVSHLRAAWLSGKTRPMEYRVAQLEALGRFLDEKKQDILEATALDMGKPQFEAEFSEILLCKNELHETLNNLSQWMKDEQVDRNLVTRLDSAFIRKDPYGVVLIIAPWNYPIHLVLVPLIGAIAAGNCVVTKPSEKTTNTERLVAEVLPNYLDKDCFAVVTAGVQETTRLLENKFDYIFYTGSPSVGRMVMAAAAKHLTPVTLELGGKNPCYVSDTCDVQNVARRVAWGRFFNAGQTCIAPDYVLCSAEMQEKLLPALHKTITEFFGPNPQESPDFARIVGDRHFQRVQALLRSGRVAIGGETDAEARYIAPTVLVDLQPSDPIMQEEIFGPILPIVIVANVDEAIDFINSRERPLVVYAFSSDDKVVNQVLERTSSGGFCGNDTLMHVTLTSLPFGGIGSSGLGMYHGKFTFDAFTHHRGCLHRGMGREALNALRYPPYSQQKLGIVRAASEVKRKGSCTLL